The Acropora muricata isolate sample 2 unplaced genomic scaffold, ASM3666990v1 scaffold_754, whole genome shotgun sequence genome segment aattacattattaatGTGTAAtacaatcatgtaaaaaaatttctgtagttctctttggtactatttttatcgccgtttttatagaggtgtatttcgcacgattttttgggatgcaaaatgaaggctaactttgaccggtttaaacgacacctggtacctaaaatttcgacattatagccataccagacgaaagctcatttattaaaatatacacctggaaagtttggttgttggaaattaagtcttgtctcggtagttaaataaaacgtgataccacccaagcgccatgtataagcctgcagaattcgatgttcatttcaagctaattatagagtcactttgtcgaaaatacacagaaaaaaataaatgaccatttaaagtagtcagcatcgtgatctttcttctgtgaagctgtgagtgttaagtaaagtcgtttttatcttacttaaccacgctttaagtgccagcatttctcttaatacgactgaagcggttttacaaactcagaaacattccgaaacatttgtcgacaaaaacatcgcttcttatacttgaagaaatatctgttgagtttataccacatattcaaaaatgcatttgaatGTATTCTTaagacttaaacttagttaaagagaagtaggttaggtttgatgacctatatattactatcgaaaacatagataacatttaaaaaattcttgtaagttcatcctttgcgtgaccATTTTGCGCACGAGATCTGATCCCTGAcccaatttgggtaaccaataaattggaggacttaggttaagcctttttcagctttttgctcacttcttcaaactcttattaaaaatctttggtgccacagtgaaaaaaccgctagggaaagtgcactggaaacacaactgaaattttcctGGGAATAGCAATTTGagatgttcatttttttttttgttcaattttttttttacaaaacgCGGCTatcctgactccgctgtaaccacaggcaaacaccgcgcccaagaaatcgaaggagaaaccgcactacaaacttcacagaaggAAGAAACCGACACACGAAAGATACGTAcgagaaaagttaaaaaaaaaaaacgttcagCCACTGGAGTAAGTGGATAACTCAATGTAACTCTTAAGTAGAAAACTAAAGAACACAATCGTGCGATTTTAAAATCTCCCCCGTAACTGTTCTTAATGGTCCTTTTATTATTGGGGCGAGATTTAGTTCTCAGTAGACGTATTTGAGACCGGAACAAGTGTCCCCTCGTTTAGGTTATTACATGTTACTTGACCCTCCCGGGAAGTGGAAAAATGGTCGCGTTAGAACAGCATCACGATCGACAGGTACTTAGCGATCgagctgaaataattattgaaccgtTATACTCATGTAAGGTACACTTTGTGCGTTACCAGGAAGCTTTTCACGCATTGCATATATGCGTTACATCATGAGTGCATGTGTAGAACTCAAATACATATTGTGATTTCTCAATAATTTGATATtcggtctttggaatttgaatttttttattatctgaTGTAGCTAGATGTTAAGTGTAAACGGTCGCAATAGAGTCGAGCTACTTCTTGTAAGGAGTACAAATGCTGTTTTATCGagagaaaattatttaccaCTTGCGGCCCATCTCAACTGCTATTCCCAGGAAAATTTCATTTGTGTTTCCAGTGCActttttttagtggttttttcactgtaacaccaaagatttttaataagagtttgaagaagtgagcaaaaagctgaaaaaggcttaacctaagtcttccaatttattggttacccaaattgggTCAGGGATCAGATCTCGTGCGCAAAATggtcacgcaaaggatgaacttacaagaattttcaaatgttatctacgttttcgatagtaatatTATATAGGTCATCAaacctaacctacttctctttaactaagtttaagttcaaatgcatttttgaatatgtggtataaactcaacagatatttcttcaagtataagaagcgatgtttttgtcgacaaatgtttcggaatgtttttgagtttgtaaaaccgcttcagtcgtattaagagacatgctggcacttaaagcgtggtggacgtatacaaaacatggaccccaggtccatgaaccacctctttggacccggtccatggacccctTCATGGACCACCCCTCATTTTAAGAGACAACGCACACAAAATGGGCGAAGGTGAGTGAGCGAATGCTTAAGTTCCCAAAGTTTTGGATTTGCGGGCGGTCGCGTTAtcgatttaaaatgtatttatttctcaaatgcAGGAATTTGTGGAGCCGATTTGCCTGATTCCTCAGATAGGTAAGAATTCAtagactttttcaatcgagTCATTTTCATCCATTGAATGGGTGGTCAACTgtttaatttgttaatattcttttgatatttatgttttagtttcttAGGTTGTAATTAATTTGATGAGCTCTTTTTTCAGTGCAGAAGATGAAAGCATTTAGAAAACCCTTCCCATGGCTCGTGCAAGgtttttctaaatttagattttgatttttgcgctGATAAGCTTTTGGTCCTTTTGCGATTACGCTTCAAATTACTTTAAGCATTCGCTGCCTTACACGATTTATTAGAGCTTGAAACgggtttttagtgtttttgaagtgcGCACACTATTCAAagaccaaagaaacaataacagtcCAAAATAAGTCCAATTAAAAGCCCAGTAACATGCCGTATATTTGTGCACAATTTAGAGCCATGTTTACAGTTCAAACTGGAACGTGGATCAGAGCACGCAATCCAATTTTATAAACTTTCTGTTAACTTCAAAAGGCGGTTGAAACTGTgtccacaggggtggtccatggaccgggtccaaaggggtggtccatggaccttgggtccatgttttgtatacgtccaagcatggttaagaaagataaaaacgactttacttaacactcacagcttcacagaagaaagatcacgatgctgactacttccaatggtcatttatttttttctgtgtattttcgacaaagtgactctataattagcttgaaatgaacatcgaattctgcaggcttacatggcgcttgggtggtatcacgttttatttaactaccgagacaaggcttaatttccaacaaccaaactttccaggtgtatattttaataaatgagctttcgtctggtatggttataatgtcgaaattttaggtaccaggtgtcgtttaaaccggtcaaagttagccttcattttgcatcccaaaaaatcgtgcgaaatacacctctataaaaacggcgataaaaatagtaccaaagagaactacagaaatttttttacatgattgtaTTACACattaataatgtaattattgtgcaaagtttgatggtgattggacttgtttagcgctgccagcatcttcgtaaagttgcgtgacgatttgaccgtttaggcaaggcgaaaatggcctttttaacgaaatatcaaacttttttaaatttcagccggaaaaaaaatcgctggaactttaaaatatttttttcgaaactagttcacagaaagggatgttttggtaaaataaaaaaaaattcgatttttcgttactgattttctATTCTCGAAAAATACGGGCAGCCTCTCTTAAAAGCTTCTTCGATGTATCTCTAGCACTCATGCTGCGAAATGATCATTTTTGAAAGACAAGATTTGGGAAGACATACTACAACATAATAACAACATCATACCAACTATCTATATTTATTGTTGTGAATTATGAAGTTCATGTATCCATAAACGCCCTTCTGATGAGTCAGTATAAAGTTTGTTGAAGACGTCCGGGAAATAGCCAAAACTGTCTATATGGTGACGTCATGAAAATGGCGTCGCTGCTCTGGTTGCTCGAGTCCCGTTGTTATGGACCCTTTTCGTCTGTTTCCTTTTAGTTCCATCGTCGATTATGTGCGCATGTGCATATTGACAGGAAATGAATACTCTGCTTGAACAGTAATGGCGGTCGAGAATTCTAACGAGCGAATTTCGAAGTTTAAGTTTGGCGATCGTGACAGGTTTGGAAACTGGGAAAACTCACTTACCGTGtaaaaattgcaaattaaaGGTACGTGTCATTTTTTTGCATCTATATAAAAAATATCCTGGGAAAGGGCagtaattttatttcactttgGTGCATAGAAGGTCATTATGCAAAGCGGGTTTGTTAATATGCAAGACCGATTAAAGTTTGCGACTGGTCGTCTTCACTTTGGGCGCGATATTGCCGGTATGGTGCTGTTGTTGCATCTGACCAATTTCTCCAAATTTTAGGTCATGGATAAACATGCTACCTTCTTGAAGAACCTTTCTCGACTTTAATTTGTGGCCACAGTgtcaagaacaagaacaaggcCGATGTCGCAAAAAAGGCAGTTTTCAAACGGGAACTGTTGGAAAAGTTCAACATCAATATTGAGAATATCCTGTTTATGGACAAGGAGTTGTCTATGGTTTGTGCCTAGAAACTGGCTGAAACATTCCATCTTATTTTGCTtgacaaagaaaacattgaCTCTTCAATTTCATCCTTAAGTGACAGAAACAAAATTGCTATTATtcaatctatttttagtatggAGAAATGAAATATCAGAAGTGATATTTTGACTTGTAGTCAAACCTACAAGAGCCTTCCTGTTATCCTAAAGGTACAGTAAGTCCAGAGGGATGGAGTGAATCtagaaattttcttttgacCTGTGTTGTGAATGCCATCAGTAATGAAAACACAGAGTCTGTTCACAAAGCTGTGACTGTAGATCAGTTATATTCACTTGTACAGCCCTCCTTCATTAGTCCATTATTGTTTGCTTCAAATCTGCTCATGTACTCAGTCACATGCAGCAAACTTGCCCTTACCGTTTGTGACAAGCTACACCCAGCTGACAATTAATGTACCGCAAGTTCCCTCTGGCGACATTCTTACTGCAATTGACAATGACCAGGTTTTGATCAAGAAGTTGACTGTCCGCAAAGACAACAGGGCACAAATCAGTGTTTTAAccagtgtgtgtgtgtggcgCCAATTCATCCAAATGGAACACTACAATGGAACAGTGACGGTGCTCCAGGGTAAGAGAGAGAATATTGTGCATACCATGTAGTGACTGACTGTCTCTAATAGTTGTGCCCATGAACGACGTCAGTTGCGTGGGAGCAACTGGACTAGTTAGAACAAACCCTTCTCCCTTCTTTAGTTGTGAATTATAAATGTGGTGAAGAATGCATTAATAATTTAGTTTGTGATTTGTTAGGAATAAAAATTTTGCGAGTAGGATCTTAATACTTGTATTTGTAGCTCAGTGtgattattaataatacaaTGTGGTTTTATTCAGTTGACTATGCAGTCATGTTTTACAAAGGTGGTCATAGAATGGAATACTTAATCTGTTTgataaatgtaaatgtaagaGAGTTGAAAGTGGATTTATTACATTGCATATCATTGTCAAGATTTTTATCAACATTGTTCAGTTGCAATTGAAATTATAATATGAATTTGCTTTGCTGAtataaataaacatttttcattgttgttatcattcttctttttttttttagtgagaTGTGATTTTAATTGTATTACTGGTCATGGTCTTTTCTTATTATAGTGCTTGGGATAGTTGTGTAGACCTAGCAAGAACAAGTGAAGAGGAGAGGGCAAGGCTGTGGGATCTTTGTTGTGCATCGGAAGCTGATAAGGAAGTAATCCATCGTGAGGTTTGTTACTCCAAGAGTAGTGCATGCATTGTAATTAAAGTTGGAAAAGCAGATTACTCATTTCTTTGCTATGTTATAATTTTCTAGAATTAAACTCTCAGTGTGGGtgtggagttttttttttatgaataaGGGTCTATCAAGGTTCGAACCTTGTGCTAGATTAGAAGATAGAGTTCCCAGTAAATCCTTTTGTTTGATTGAGTTTTTAAATTTATGGTTAGAGTAATCAATTTTCGTCCAACGCTGCCCAACAATTTCAAACTCAGGCACTGAATGGGATTTGATGCCACATCAGCAACCAAACATTGCTATGTTTATGTTGCAGTGCTCATACTGTTTCCATATCTTTTCCTTGACAGAGCAATAAATTGATACATGAACTGCTTCAGGATGTTTTGAAAGAGCAAACTAAAACTGATGGGGAGTGGACAGATGACATCGACTTGCGTGTTATTTAGTCCCGCAGCTATAATTGTAGCTCCCTAGTACTATTCCAAGTATTATTTCTTGACTGGATCCCTTCTATTTAAGGGCCGTTCGTGATGAGCCGACGATAACTGGCCGTCCCACCACACAGCAGAAGTTTCACAAGAGCAAACAGGCTGGTTAAGGAGCTTATATCCCAGCTTCGCTGAAAATTACAGGGCCTCAGCAGCACATGGCATTCGTACTCGAGCGACTTTGAGCAACCTTACACGAGTGTGAAAATAGGGATGAAATGTCTATTGATATGTTGCAAGAATGATCACAATTTCAAAATTCTGTAACAGCAAGCCAAAATAAATTCATTCGTTCCATCGCTGAGGCGATCTTTTCTCGTTTTATTGCCTAAATGCCGCATCTGCCGCATTACAATATGGCTTCCCTGCAAAAAGTTCACTAGTTTTTAGTCCTTCTCGGCCAATatggtttgttttggttttggctcGACCAACCACATCACACGATTTTATATAGACAGTTTTGGCTATTTCCCGGACTGTCTAATAAAGCTGCCGTAGTAAACTGTGCAATTTCGTATTTAAATCAGAGGACGATGTGTCCAAAGAGCTGTTTCCACGAAAGTAGCaattgataaaatttaaaatgaaattcaaatagcAAAAAGTATGTTTTTGTGTGATTTAAAAGCCTTTCTCCAGTCAGTACTGAGTTCTTTCGTGTCCGCCATCtttgatttttgtcatactTGAGTCTACGTCTGTACGAGCCTATGAGTGACATCGAGCCCCACAATAACTCGTTTCTATGCTTCGCATATCCACGAGttaaaaagggcaaaaattgtgaaaaaaattgaagcatTATACTGGGACGACGATCAGATGAGTGCCGTAATTTTCTAAAGTGGCTGGGGCAGTGAGACAGGCACAACTATATATATGGCGACAAGACCGTTGTTATCTTGTGATTGAAATGTTCCAAAAAAGTCAATTGAAAagtgtttgttttattatagAAAGACGGGTAGAGGTACAGTAAATAAACGCCCTTTGCAGAATTTGTACTCAGTCTTTGATGGTatatcaactcgtttgttgTGGATTTTTAAAGGCAAATTACCAATTAGATATGTGAAGAACGTCGAAAGTTTAGTTTGGATTTTCTTTCGTCGAGAAATTCTATGATCAATTATTAAGTTAATTTATCCGCTAATGAGATACGTCATAGTAATGTCATAATACTAATGTAAGTCATTTGTCAGCTGTGGACCTAGCCGACTCACTGGGTAAACATCAAATCGTTTCTTACACTTTACTATCTGAGCATTTCGTGCCAATGTAACTTCCTTTTAGGATTCGAACGCAGTTCTTGTATTGTCTGGCAGCAAAGTCATCAATAAAGACGTTTGATAACAGTCACCCAAAAACCCACAACTGACGAAACATTCCAATCCCAATTGGTAACTCCGGGAACCGAGAAGGATACCACTGAGATGGCAGAAGACGCCAGAAGCATTCGGCGAACAGCCAAAGCAAGGTTTACCAGGAAGCGCAATGAACTCCTGAAGTCTATGAATGCCGACCAAGGACGAGAGATGGTCGAAGGTAATTACGTGAAGCTTTCCGAAGCATGGGACATCGTTGAAAGTAAACACGATCTATACACGATGCATTTAACTGATGAAGAACTGGAAGTTGCAGAGAGTTGGATTGCTGAGTTACAGGACCTTTTTGCAGAAGCAACAGCGCTTAAAATCCAGTATATACAAAACTTAGTTAGATCAGAAATTATCGCGCGAGAGAACACATTACGTCATGAATCAGAAACGAAGGAGCGCGTGGAAAGGTAGAGAAAAGCAGAAAAGGCACTAATAATGCGCATGAAAGTGCAAACTGTTTTTGACACTATATGTAGTGATACAAAGCATTTTCTTGATAATAACATTGCCTCACATATTCTAGAAAGGTCGCTAAAACAGATAGAAGATGCATATGCCGATTACAGAAGTGCGAATGATGACGTTTTAGACTTGGCAGACCGCGACACGGTAGAAAACGCTATAAAATTTGCAGCCCAGATACAATGCCAGCTAGATGATATGACTGAAAAGCTCACGTTGCAAATCGGTCCGAAAGATGATACAGTAGCGAAAAGAGAAACTTGCACGTCCTGTAACCTTCagttagaaaaaataaaattgccgcGATTTGAAGGAGAAATTCGCGCTTATCCACAATTCAAACGGgactttgaaaaacaaatcaTGCCGCATCTCCAAAGCGACGATGTGTCCTACGTACTAGGTTCATGTTTGGGTAGCGATCCTGCAGCTATCGTTAACAGTGTTGACGACGATATCAGTGAAATGTGGAACAGGTTAGATGAGAAGTATGGAGCTCCAGCAAAAGTTGCAGATGTCATCATTGACGGAATACGGAGAACAAGAATTATAAGAGAAGGAGAAGAGAAGAGATTTGTTGAGTTCGTAGAGATCGTTGAAGATGGTTACAGAGATTTAAAAAGACTCGGTCTAGAATCGGAAATAACAACAACGAGCTCTGTCAGTATCATAGAAAAGAAACTACCAGCAGACATTCGACGTAAATGGGCCGAGATTGTGAGCGCTGACAACAGTATCGTTGATAAAACTAACAAATTTCCATCGCTTCTTAAATTCCTACACAGCCAACGTGGAGCAATAGAGTATGACACGGCCTCACTAAGGGTACCAGCCGGCCCAGTGAAAGCCTTAATTCACCACACAACTGCTAAGGAAGAAATCGATATCAAAGACCAAAGAATGACGCAGGGTAAATGCTTAATTCATGAGGGTGGTAAGCATTCCACTGAGCAATGTAAAGTCTACTCCTCGAAGTCTTTTGACGAAAAGAGGACGTTgctgaaagagaaaaatgctTGCTGGTCTTGTCTTAAGGTCGGACATCGGTCTCGTGTATGCAGAGCGAAGAGAATATGCAACATTAAAGACTGTCCACTGACACATCATCCGTCTCTGCATGAGGAAAGACAGATGCCAAACATTTCTAGCACCTCTGGGTCAACGAACGTTTGTAGCAATACAGAGACTGATACCTGCCTGCTACAAGTGCAGAAGATCAAAACCAAAAAGGGAATGTGGGACAACGCAGCTTCTCTATGTTTCGTTACGAATTCCAAAGCCAAAGAACAAAATCTTAAGGGAAAGAAAGTAGTCGAGTAGTCGAGAGATCGACTTTGAGGAACGAAACGTACGAGATCATTATCAGCCGTACCAGCCGTCATTTCGTGTACCAGGGAATCAAAAATGTTACCAAGTTGATCCAGTAACGGTTGTTCTTCGGATTGCGCGTGTAAGGAAAGCAGATAGTCAGTAGCGGTGGTGTTAAATTTGCGGACATTTCTTGAGGCGATTTGACGGAGAGTATAATGATTGTTACTGAGAGCTCCATAATTTCTGTCCACCCCGAACCTGCTCCTCAGCCAGCAGACATTCTGCGTCCTCAAACTACACACAAACAAAGTTAAACTGAAATAAAACTCACAAATCAATAAATTCAAGATGGTTGACAAGtggcaaattcaaaatagtgTGGAAAAATCGAtgttaatgtaaaagaaatgcgGCTACTTCGTTTTCCAGCAAATAATCGTAGGAATCGAAAGCGGTTTTCATCTCCTCTTCATACTGTTGCATAGATTTTATCAGCTCGTCATCCATGAGTTCATTGTCTATTGATATAAAGTCAGGCTCTGTTATTTCTTCAGACaatggcaaattttcaaaaagttctgGATGATTAGATTCCAAGTTTGTACAAGTTCATTCAGCCAATGATTGGAGCTCTCAGCACGCGTGATCAACCTGTCTTTCATTTGCTGaatgttttcttcttccttaaACTGGAACCATAAGTTCCCCAATTATAACTTCCATTCCATCTTCATTAGTTGTTACTTCAACTTTGCTCCGACCTCCAATCTTCATCTTATCCCAAAGTTCATGCAGTAAGGTTACGATTTTATTATCCAGCTGTAGTCGTTGCAAACGGCTTGTTAATGCGtccatttccaaagcaaaaatctgCTGTTTGATCATTCGTTCCATCTCtaaattaaagtttttttttctttttttcctttatacgcATCTCCAGAAAGTATTGCCAAGTGTGCCTGGGAAGAaaaaagaaccggtttgacaggttacaatataaacaagaccaattgaaatgctaatcacgttcaaaactggtttggtctAGTTTTTCTcgccgaaccttgtttcaactcgtttgaccgtacctccttattggttcttcgctactccattgttctttccctatataagtgcaacactactcggatggttgggcggaatcgtatcACCAGAGCTTAATACACTTCacaccaaataaaaaaaaaacataatacaattcaaaacaaatagacatacgcatctcattaaaaaacCCTCATATACCAAgctatcttgcatctcatttaaCTCTTACAGCCCAATACcgcggccatcttggatttgccctcgtacacctacgtgaaatgcatctcattaaaaaaaaccgGCGACCATCTCTCTCtgttaaaaaccggtttcaatgcccttgaatctatttgcatatatgagtAAAATTGGTCTATCCATCTGTCCTATACTACTCACGGGAAATTTAAATGCGAAAATCGGCGATAATCGTAACTCGGTTTTTGTTATTCTTGAATGTCATTTTCACCTTGTGCAGCAAAATTTGAGATTTAGTAATTGCTTCAAACAGTTTAAAGTGAACTTGTTGTGTGAGTGGAGGTTCCCTTTAGGTGACAAAGCGAAATAGAAGGCGGTTTTAACTGGGCGCGAAATCGCCGTTTTACTTTCGCCTCGATTGATTTTTTGCCCCTCACAGGGACCCCGAGAATGTAACCAGATAGGGGTGGACCAAAAGCATATGACTCAAAAACTATGGATATCGACTACATTCTGACGTAGCAAATTGAAAGACAACGTTATCAGTTGGTACAGAAATGGTGCTAAAAATGGTCCACTATGCCTATAATTCATCAAGGTCCATCTGTAGGCTTAGTCCATAATAAACTCCCAACTTTTTACAGCAgcctaaaaaaaatataaaaacggGCCGAGAACAGGGAAAAGAAAAGggcaagaaaaataattgagaaCGGGTAATGGACAAAAAAGAATATTGTGCGCGCACACCAAATTAAAATATTGCACAATTTTATACATAATCTTTGGAAAATCAATCTTttgggtaaaaatggtttttctAGCAAAACATAGGCCTGTTTAGCGCCATGGAAGCCAAAAAAGCTGATCAAATGGTGTACAATGGTTTACAGGGAGAAACAAGGGCATGATGCAAGGGTATACAGAGGTACATGAATACAATCGATCATTCAATAAATCAGTCAATCGATCCATCAATCTTccaaacaatcaatcaatcaaaacttTGTTCGTAATAATTTCATGGCTTCTTCTGTTAGCCGTTTGCATGCTAACTAAGTAAATATAAAATTTATTAGCAACTAGAAGCAAAAGGGATGAATATAATTTCTAATAGAGACTATTTTACtatttactgaaaaaaaaattcacttaaCCGTGGCAATTTAAGACAAAGTTAGAGCGGACTTCAAAAAATCACGATTTGGATCATTCATGAGATTGTTACCAAGGCCATTCCACATGACAAGGAGAGGCACCAAGGGGAGAATGCTTTTTGGGTACCGAGACCTTCGGATACCTTTGTAAAAATATCATAAGGTTCGCATTGCCACCGTTTCATATTTCCCTTGCCATGCATTGTAATCAGAAATTGCATCACCTTTTCCAAAACAGGTCTGGTTCGAACAAAATTCATTTTCCACCgattttcattttgatacaTCGTCCCATGGAAATATTAACTTTAGTCAAGCACCTCGAGTTAGTCAAGCACCTAGAGTTAGTCAGACACCTCAAGTAAgacaagcacctcaagtaagtaaCGCACCTCGAGTAAGTCAAGTACCTCGAGTAAGTGaggcacctcaagtaagtgaagcacctcaagtaagtcaggcacctcaagtaagccaagcacctaaagtaagtcaagcacctcaagtaagccaagcacctcgaGTAAGTAAAGCACCTCGAGTAAGTCAAGctcctcaagtacggcaagcacctcaagtaaggcaagcacctcaagtaagccaagtacctcaagtaagccaggcccctcaagtaagtgaagcatctcgagtaagtcaagcacctcaagtaagtcaagctcCTCAAGTACGTCAAGCACCTcgagtaagtcaagcacctcaagttagCCAAGCACCtgaagtaagccaagcacctcaagtaagccaagcacctcgaGTAAGTCAAGctcctcaagtacggcaagcacgtCAAGTAAGGCAAGCACCTCATGTAAGTCAAGCACGttaagtaagtcaagcacctagagtaagtcaagcacctcaagtaag includes the following:
- the LOC136907705 gene encoding uncharacterized protein; its protein translation is MRMKVQTVFDTICSDTKHFLDNNIASHILERSLKQIEDAYADYRSANDDVLDLADRDTVENAIKFAAQIQCQLDDMTEKLTLQIGPKDDTVAKRETCTSCNLQLEKIKLPRFEGEIRAYPQFKRDFEKQIMPHLQSDDVSYVLGSCLGSDPAAIVNSVDDDISEMWNRLDEKYGAPAKVADVIIDGIRRTRIIREGEEKRFVEFVEIVEDGYRDLKRLGLESEITTTSSVSIIEKKLPADIRRKWAEIVSADNSIVDKTNKFPSLLKFLHSQRGAIEYDTASLRVPAGPVKALIHHTTAKEEIDIKDQRMTQGKCLIHEGGKHSTEQCKVYSSKSFDEKRTLLKEKNACWSCLKVGHRSRVCRAKRICNIKDCPLTHHPSLHEERQMPNISSTSGSTNVCSNTETDTCLLQVQKIKTKKGMWDNAASLCFVTNSKAKEQNLKGKKVVE